From the Manis javanica isolate MJ-LG chromosome 11, MJ_LKY, whole genome shotgun sequence genome, one window contains:
- the UNC93B1 gene encoding protein unc-93 homolog B1, translating to MEAEPPLYPVAGAAGPQGDEDGCCVPDGPEAPLDELVGAYPNYNEEEEERRYYRRKRLGVLRNVLAASAGGTLTYGVYLGLLQMQLILHYDETYREVKYGNMGLPDIDKKMLMGINVTPIAALLYTPVLIRFFGTKWMMFLAVGTYALFVSTNYWERYYTLVPSAVALGMAIVPLWASMGNYITRMAQKYYEYSHYKAQDEQGPQQRPPRGSHAPYLLVFQAIFYSFFHLSFACAQLPMIYFLNHYLHDLNHTLYHVQNCGTNSEGILNGFNKTVLRTLPRSRNLIVVESVLMAVAFLAMLLVLGLCGAAYRPTEEIDLRSVGWGNIFQLPFKHVRDFRLRHLVPFFIYSGFEVLFACTGLALGYGVCSVGLERLAHLLVAYSLGASASSVLGLLGLWLPRQVPLVAGAGLHLLLTLSLFFWAPTPRVLQHIWILYVAAVLWGVGSALNKTGLSTLLGILYEDKERQDFIFTIYHWWQAVAIFAVYLGSSLPMKAKLAVLLVTLVAASISYLSMEQKLRRGVCPRQPRIPRPQHRVRGYRYLEEDNSDESDAEGARGGGPGDGAEEEAPLVGPGPGPAPPGPCRRPCPYEQALGGDGPEEQ from the exons ATGGAGGCGGAGCCGCCGCTCTACCCGGTGGCGGGGGCCGCGGGGCCGCAGGGCGACGAGGACGGGTGCTGCGTCCCCGACGGGCCCGAGGCCCCG CTGGACGAGCTGGTGGGCGCGTACCCCAACTAcaacgaggaggaggaggagcgccGCTACTACCGCCGCAAGCGCCTCGGGGTGCTCAGGAACGTGCTGGCGGCCAGCGCGGGCGGCACGCTCACCTACGGCGTCTACCTGG gcctccTGCAGATGCAGCTGATCCTGCACTATGATGAGACCTACCGCGAGGTGAAGTACGGCAACATGGGGCTGCCCGACATCGACAAGAAGATGCTGATGGGCATCAACGTGACGCCCATTGCGGCCCTGCTCTACACACCCGTGCTCATCAG GTTTTTTGGTACCAAGTGGATGATGTTCCTGGCCGTGGGCACCTATGCCCTCTTCGTCTCCACCAACTATTGGGAACGTTACTACACACTTGTGCCCTCAGCCGTGGCCCTGGGCATGGCCATTGTGCCTCTTTGGGCTTCCATGGGCAACTACATCACTAG GATGGCCCAGAAGTACTATGAGTACTCCCACTACAAGGCGCAGGATGAGCAGGGCCCCCAGCAGCGCCCACCCCGGGGCTCCCATGCACCCTATCTCCTGGTCTTCCAAGCCATCTTCTATAGCTTCTTCCAC CTAAGCTTCGCATGTGCCCAGCTGCCCATGATCTACTTCCTGAACCACTACCTCCATGACCTGAACCATACGCTGTACCATGTGCAGAACTGCG GTACTAACAGCGAAGGCATCCTCAACGGCTTCAACAAAACTGTTCTGCGGACTCTACCGCGGAGTCGAAACCTCATAGTGGTGGAGAGCGTGCTCATGGCGGTGGCCTTCCTGGCGATGCTGCTG GTGCTGGGCCTGTGCGGCGCTGCGTACCGGCCCACGGAGGAGATCGACCTGCGCAGCGTGGGCTGGGGCAACATCTTCCAGCTGCCCTTCAAGCACGTCCGCGACTTCCGCCTGCGCCACCTCGTGCCTTTCTTTATCTACAGTGGCTTTGAGGTGCTCTTTGCCTGCACTGGTCTTGCCCTG GGCTACGGTGTGTGCTCAGTGGGGCTGGAGCGCCTGGCCCACCTCCTCGTGGCTTACAGCCTGGGCGCCTCTGCCTCCTCAGTCTTGGGCCTGCTGGGGCTGTGGCTGCCGCGCCAGGTGCCCCTGGTGGCTGGGGCCGGACTGCACCTGCTGCTTACTCTCAGCCTCTTCTTCTGGGCCCCCACGCCTCGGGTTCTGCAACACATCTGGATTCTCTATGTAGCAGCTGTTCTTTGGGGTGTGGGCAGCGCCCTCAACAAGACTGGGCTAAGCA CACTCCTGGGAATCCTGTATGAGGACAAAGAGAGGCAAGACTTCATCTTCACCATCTATCACTGGTGGCAGGCCGTGGCCATCTTTGCAGTGTACCTGGGCTCCAGCCTGCCCATGAAG GCCAAGCTGGCCGTGCTGCTGGTGACGCTGGTGGCGGCCTCGATCTCGTACCTGAGCATGGAGCAGAAACTGCGACGGGGCGTGTGCCCGCGCCAGCCGCGCATCCCGCGGCCCCAGCACAGGGTGCGGGGCTACCGCTACTTGGAGGAGGACAACTCGGACGAGAGCGACGCGGAGGGCGCGCGCGGCGGCGGTCCTGGGGACGGCGCGGAGGAGGAGGCGCCGCTCGTGGGGCCCGGGCCTGGCCCCGCGCCCCCTGGGCCCTGCCGCAGGCCCTGCCCCTACGAGCAGGCGCTGGGGGGTGACGGGCCTGAGGAGCAGTGA